In Magnetospirillum sp. XM-1, a single window of DNA contains:
- a CDS encoding efflux RND transporter periplasmic adaptor subunit — protein sequence MLARFLALAFLAALAPSVLAAAPATPSPATPGIGAEGDAFQVVLVPGADGRTLLYLADLDGNAPVADAAIDAEADGWSGKATPAEGPGAYALAWMPPAAGADLTLMISAQGRDDLLLARGVAPLPPPAAPPAPVPHWQHWTGGAAIGAVLVVAAWWLGRRRALPALLMLALAIPAARAHEGHGHAEAEAPVAQPGAMLVMAKPTQFLLGIRTQKVDSAESAETVRVVGRVIPDPAGYARVQPSQPARIVSDPEFPLPVPGQPVKRGQVIAVLEPTLSSLERSDKRAALYRVESEIAITERESTRQTALQGIVAAKLVEDTRTRLDQLRRERAQLLGTALGRELVRAPVDGVVTDVHVVPGEVVAVDRAMIEIVDPTRVRVEAVVHDLALAPRIGAATAATKLLPDHLVPLSLLGVSPRVDALDQGVHAIFAVPADHSSALRIGMPVDVFLATGATRLRMAVPRSAVAESGGRQVVFVRTAPETFEARPVRVERVVGPLAEIEGVKAGEKVVIQGVEQLKALR from the coding sequence ATGCTTGCACGTTTCCTGGCGCTGGCCTTTTTAGCCGCGCTCGCCCCTTCCGTCCTGGCCGCCGCCCCTGCCACGCCCAGCCCTGCCACTCCCGGTATCGGCGCCGAGGGCGATGCCTTCCAAGTGGTGCTGGTCCCCGGCGCCGACGGCCGCACCCTGCTGTATCTCGCCGACCTGGACGGCAACGCCCCCGTGGCCGACGCCGCCATCGACGCCGAGGCGGACGGATGGAGCGGCAAGGCCACCCCCGCCGAGGGGCCGGGAGCCTATGCCCTGGCCTGGATGCCGCCCGCCGCCGGTGCCGACCTCACCCTGATGATCAGCGCGCAAGGCCGCGACGACCTGCTGCTGGCCCGGGGCGTCGCCCCATTGCCGCCGCCCGCCGCTCCCCCGGCGCCGGTGCCGCACTGGCAACACTGGACCGGCGGCGCCGCCATCGGCGCGGTGCTGGTGGTGGCCGCCTGGTGGCTGGGCCGCCGCCGGGCGCTTCCCGCCTTGCTGATGCTGGCGCTCGCCATCCCCGCCGCCCGGGCGCACGAGGGTCATGGGCACGCCGAGGCCGAAGCGCCGGTCGCCCAGCCGGGCGCCATGCTGGTGATGGCCAAGCCCACCCAGTTCCTGCTGGGCATCCGCACCCAGAAGGTGGATTCCGCCGAATCCGCCGAGACCGTCCGGGTGGTGGGCCGGGTGATACCCGATCCCGCCGGCTATGCCCGTGTGCAGCCCTCGCAGCCGGCCCGCATCGTCTCGGACCCGGAATTTCCCCTGCCCGTCCCCGGCCAGCCGGTCAAGCGCGGCCAGGTGATCGCCGTGCTGGAGCCGACGCTGTCCAGCCTGGAGCGCTCGGACAAGCGCGCCGCGCTCTATCGGGTGGAAAGCGAGATCGCCATCACCGAGCGGGAATCCACCCGCCAGACGGCGCTGCAGGGCATCGTCGCCGCCAAGCTGGTGGAAGACACCCGCACCCGCCTCGACCAGCTGCGGCGCGAGCGCGCCCAGTTGCTGGGCACCGCCTTGGGCCGCGAACTGGTGCGCGCCCCCGTCGACGGCGTGGTCACCGACGTCCACGTGGTCCCCGGCGAGGTGGTGGCGGTGGACCGGGCCATGATCGAGATCGTCGATCCCACCCGCGTGCGGGTCGAGGCGGTGGTCCACGATCTGGCCCTGGCGCCGCGCATCGGCGCCGCCACCGCCGCCACCAAGCTGCTGCCCGACCATCTGGTGCCCCTGTCGCTTTTAGGGGTGAGCCCCCGGGTCGACGCCCTGGACCAGGGCGTGCACGCCATCTTCGCGGTTCCAGCGGATCATTCGAGCGCCCTGCGCATCGGCATGCCGGTGGACGTCTTCCTGGCCACCGGAGCCACCAGGCTGCGCATGGCGGTGCCGCGCTCGGCCGTCGCCGAATCCGGCGGCCGCCAGGTGGTGTTCGTGCGCACCGCGCCCGAGACCTTCGAGGCCCGCCCCGTCCGCGTCGAGCGGGTGGTCGGCCCGCTGGCCGAGATCGAGGGCGTCAAGGCCGGCGAGAAGGTGGTGATCCAGGGCGTCGAGCAACTGAAGGCGCTGAGGTAG